In the Arthrobacter sp. Soc17.1.1.1 genome, GACGCGCTTCACCGCGATCATCGATCCGACGAAGGCCGGCCTGCGGTCCTCCGCCTATGTGACCCTGAAGGTGCGGCAGCACTCGTGGCGGGAACTCAGGGAGAAGCTCCGGAACGTCCCGGAGATCCACCACATCGCGCTCGTTGGCGGTGACTTCGACGTGATCCTCCTGGTGCGGGCCGAGGACAACGTGGGACTGCGGCGCGTGATCTTCGACCAGCTCCAGTCGATGCCGGGAGTGCTGGACACCCAGACCTTCCTCGTCTTCGAGGACCTCGACACACGCTGAAGCGCCCCCGGCCGGGAGCACTGCGTCCTTCGAGGCGGACTCCAGCGGAGGCGGGCGCCCTGCACTCCCCCGGCGGTGCCGGGGAATGACGGACCGCGCCATCACGTTCACCAGAACATGCAAAGCTATGGAACTGGGCCGGTCCAGACCACACCGGAGAGGGTCGGACTCGTGGTGGTGGCGGCAGGGGTGAGCACCCCGTCGTCCAGTCGGCTGTTGGCCGACCTGCTCACCGAGGAAGTGGTGGCCGCCCTCGCCCCGGCCGGGACGCACGTGGAACCCACGGTGATCGAACTCCGGGACCTGTTCGGCGACATCGCCGCGGCCTTCACCGGCCCGGCCAGCGACCGCCTCGAAGAAGCCCTCGCGACGGTGGGGTCCGCCGACGCGCTCGTGGTCGTCACGCCTGTCTTCGCAGCGTCCTACAGCGGGATGTTCAAGGCGTTCATCGATCTGCTCGATCCTGCCGCGATCGCTGGAACGCCGACGATCATCGGCGCGACCGGTGGCAGCCTCCGCCACGCACTGGTGCTGGATCACGCGCTGCGACCGCTGTTCTCCTACCTGCGCGCACAGGTGGTGCCGACAGCGGTCTTCGCGACGGCGTCCGACTGGGCTGCCGAGGCGGATGCGCAGGCCCTGCACGACCGTGCACGCCGAGCGGCCGACGAACTCGCACGGGCCCTGGGCAGCAGCGCGGCATTCGCTCTCGCGGGCTGATCCCCCGACCGGCTCCAGAGCAGGACGCCGCCGGCAGGCTGGTCCCCCGACCGGCTCCTGAGCAGGACGCCGTCGACAGGCTGATCCCCCGACCCGCTCCAGAGCAGGACGCCGCCGGCAGGCTGGTTCCCCGGCCGGCTCCTGAGCAGGACGCCGCCGACAGGCTGATCCCCCGACCCGCTCCAGAGCAGGACGCCGCCGACCGGCTGATCCCCCGGCCGGCTCCAGAGCAGGACGCCGCCGACCGGCCCGGGAAGCTGACCGCAGCCGTTCACGCGGACGAGAAGGACGGCCCGTGGCATCGCAGCGTCCGGTGGACGCCTGGCCCAGGAACCCCGAACGCTGAACGGCGTGGAGCCTGCC is a window encoding:
- a CDS encoding Lrp/AsnC family transcriptional regulator, whose amino-acid sequence is MADGTLDDVDRKILAELTRDGRQSVTSVAERVHISRAHAYSRIARLTEDGVLTRFTAIIDPTKAGLRSSAYVTLKVRQHSWRELREKLRNVPEIHHIALVGGDFDVILLVRAEDNVGLRRVIFDQLQSMPGVLDTQTFLVFEDLDTR
- a CDS encoding CE1759 family FMN reductase — encoded protein: MQSYGTGPVQTTPERVGLVVVAAGVSTPSSSRLLADLLTEEVVAALAPAGTHVEPTVIELRDLFGDIAAAFTGPASDRLEEALATVGSADALVVVTPVFAASYSGMFKAFIDLLDPAAIAGTPTIIGATGGSLRHALVLDHALRPLFSYLRAQVVPTAVFATASDWAAEADAQALHDRARRAADELARALGSSAAFALAG